Part of the Pseudomonas sp. Leaf58 genome is shown below.
CGTGAAACCCCAGCAGCGTGCTCGAGATCTTCGAGCGTCAGTGGCGCTTCAAGGGACGCATTGAACAGCGCTTCCAGCTGGGCCAAGTACTGCGGACGCCCGGTTTGCCGCGCGTGCAATTCATCAAAATAATTATGCCGTTGAGAGAACAGCAGGCTCGTGACCAAACTGCCTTCAAAGTTGCTCCACACTTCGGGCAGGTCGCACAAAGAGTTCTCGGCCTGCAGCATCGCCTGAACACTTTCTGCAAGCTTCCACCACTCTTGCATCGCCCCTTCCACATACACCATGGGTTCGAAAATTATCGGCTGCGCAATTTGCCGACCCAGCAACTTCGCTAGCTTTGCCTCCAGCGCGCTGCGCGAGAGCTTGACCATTTTCTTTCGGCACTTCTCACCAATGGTCATGCGCATGGGCTGGTTGGGCGAGAGCACCACGCCCACGGATGGGTTGGAAACGAAGGCCTTGCCCTGATGCTCGATGCTTTGCTCCCCGAACACGGGCAAGTTGATGCTGTAGCTTTCTTGCAAGTCCTGGATCTTGACGCTCACCAAAGTCGAATATTCGATTTCCCCGATAGCGGCATTGCCAATGATCGTGCCGTGATGACGAAAATCCAGCTCGCTAGGCTTGGGCACGTCAAGGTCATGTGGCCCGTTGATGTTCAACATCCACTGTACGGCTTGCGCGGGCGTGTTGAGAACGGTTGAGAACTGCTGACGACTGGCATTGTTTTTATTGTGGGGGTAACGCATGGCATTTCCTCATGGAGCTCGAACCGCGAACGTCTGATTTATGCGCTTTGGCGGTAGCACGCAGGGCCACGCTATTTCTCACACGCGCCCACGTCAAGCACCATCAGTCCAGCCGGCGGCCAGCTGAAAGTCGCAAAACTGCATAGCAATCACGTGTTAGCCGAATAGTGCCGGGGCGGGCTGGGGGGTTTAATCAAGCCATTCCCGCAGCAAGCAAAGGTCAGACTCCATGAGCACCAAATCAATTGCCCAGTGGCAGGACTTCATCAAGGGCTGCCTCGACTTTCGCCCCGTGGAGGGCGTGTACCGCATCGCCCGTGACATGTTCACTGAGCCGGCGCTGTTCGATCTCGAGATGGAGCTGATTTTCGAGAAAAACTGGATCTATGCGTGCCACGAAAGCGAAATCGCCGAAAAGCACGACTTCGTCACCCTGCGCGCCGGCCGACAGCCGCTGATCATCACCCGCGACGGCGACGGCCAGCTCAACGCGCTGATCAACGCCTGTCAGCATCGTGGTACCACCTTGACCCGCGTCGGCAAGGGCAACCAATCGACCTTTACCTGCCCCTTCCATGCCTGGTGCTACAAAAGCGACGGGCGCCTGGTCAAGGTCAAGGCGCCGGGTGAATACCCGGAAAACTTCGACAAGGCCACTCGCGGCCTGAAAAAAGCCCGCATCGAAAGCTACAAAGGCTTTGTCTTCGTCAGCCTCGATATCCACGGCAAGGATTCGCTGGAAGATTTCCTGGGCGACGCACGGGTGTTCTTCGACATGATGGTTGCGCAGTCCAGCACTGGCGAGCTTGAAGTGCTGCCGGGCAAGTCGTCCTACACCTACGACGGCAACTGGAAGCTGCAGAACGAAAATGGCCTGGACGGTTATCACGTCAGCACCGTGCACTACAACTACGTCGCCACCGTGCAGCATCGCCAGCAGGTCAACGCCGAGAAAGGCCTGACCGCCAGCGGCACCCTGGACTACAGCAAACTGGGGGCCGGTGACAAGGAAACCGACGATGGCTGGTTTGCCTTCCACAACGGCCATAGCGTGCTGTTCAGTGACATGCCCAACCCAGCCGTGCGCCCCGGCTACGCCGCGATCATGCCGCGCCTGGTTGAAGAGCATGGCCAGGACAAGGCCGAATGGATGATGCACCGCCTGCGCAACCTGAACATCTACCCCAGCATGTTCTTCCTCGACCAGATCAGTTCGCAGCTGCGCATCATCCGCCCACTGGCCTGGAACAAAACCGAGATCCACAGTTTTTGCCTGGGCGTCAAAGGTGAGTCCGACGCCGACCGCGAGAACCGCATCCGCCAGTTCGAGGATTTCTTCAACGTCTCGGGCCTTGGTACGCCAGACGACCTGGTGGAGTTTCGTGAAGCGCAACGCGGTTTCCAGGCGCGCCTGGAGCGCTGGAGCGACATTTCCCGCGGCAGCGACAAATGGGTCGAAGGCCCTACCCGCAACAGCGAGACCATCGGCATCGCCCCGGCCCTGACCGGCACCGAGTTCACCCACGAAGGCCTGTACGTCAACCAACATGGCAACTGGCAGCGCTTCCTGCTCGAGGGCCTGGCCCGCAAGGCCGAAGAACAACAATCCCTCAAGCTCAAAGAGGTGTGAACATGAATGGCGAACTGCAATACCGCGTCGAACAGTTTTTCTACCGTAACGCCGAGGCCTGCGATGCCCAGGACTGGGATGCCTACCTGGCGATGTTCAGTGAGGACAGCGAATTTCACCTGCCGCAGTGGGATTCGGAGCACGTCTACACGCTTGACCCAAAGAAAGGCATGTCGCTGATCTACTACACCAACCGCGGCGGGCTGGAAGATCGGGTGTTTCGCATTCGCACCGGCAAAGCGGCTTCGACCATTCCCATGCCGCGCACCCTGCACCTGATCAGCAACGTGCGCATTGCCCCGCTGGAAGGGGGTGAGCTGGAAGTGAAGGTCAACTGGCACACGTTGTACTACCGCCTGCAGAACGCCGAGCAATTCTTCGGCCGCGCCACCTACCGCCTGCGGCCCCACGGCGACAGCTGGAAGATTGCCCGCAAGCATGTGGTGCTGCTCAACGACACGATCAATTCGGTGCTCGATTTCTACCATCTTTGACTGGGCGGGTTAGCCATCATGACGTACAAGGTTGCCTTTAACTTTGCCGATGGAAAAACACTGTTCTGCACCGTTCAGGGCAACGAAGTGCTGCTGGATGCGGCGCTGCGTGCAGGCATCAAGATTCCGCTGGATTGCCGCGAAGGGGTGTGCGCCACCTGTCAGGGCCGCTGTGAGTCGGGGCAGTACACCCAGGACTATGTGGACGACGAGGCGCTCTCGGCCAAAGACCTTGCCCAGGGCAAAGTGCTGACCTGCCAGACGCGCGTGCAGTCGGACGCAGCGTTCTATTTCGATTTCGACTCCACGCTTTGCCATGGCGCGGGCACCCATGAACAACGCGGCACTGTCAGCGCCGTGGTGCAGGTTTCGCCGACCACGGCGATTCTTCATGTGGATGCCAGCGCGGCAGCGCAGCGCCTGGATTATCTGCCCGGCCAGTACGCCCGCATTCAGGTCCCAGGCACCGATCACAAACGTTCGTACTCCTTCGCCAATCAGCCCAACAGCGCTAACCAGTTGCAGTTCTTGATTCGCCTGCTGCCCGACGGGGTGATGAGCAACTACGTGCGTGAACGTTGCCAGGTTGGCGATGAGTTGCTATTCGAGGCGCCGTTGGGCGCCTTCTACCTGCGCCACATCACCCGGCCTCTGGTGATGGTTGCCGGCGGTACCGGCCTGTCGGCGTTCCTCGGCATGCTCGACGAGATTGCCGAACGTGGTGGGTGTGGCCAACCCGTGCATCTTTACTACGGCGTTCGCCAGGCGGCGGACCTCTGCGAATTGGAGCGGATCGCGGGCTACGCCAAGCGCATTGCAGGCTTCAGCTTCACCCCGGTGATCAGCGACGCCGACCCGCTGTGGCACGGCAAGTGCGGCTATGTCACGCAACATTTCGACTTGCCGAGCCTGCACGCCACGCCGTTCGACATGTACCTGTGCGGGCCGCCGCCGATGGTCGAGTCGGTGAAAAACTGGCTGAATGAGCAAGGCTTGGAAAACAGCCACCTCTACTACGAAAAATTCGCCCAGAGCAACACCTGAGCCCTCAGGGAGCATTGTTCGAATGCCGAACCGCCGCTTGGCGGTTCGGTTTTTTCTGTTGAACCTGCCTTCAACGCAAGAGACTGCGCCATGCCAAACAACACCGCTGAATACCAATACGTCACCGGGCAGTATCGCCCCAGCTTCACCGCGCTGTTCGAGCAATACCAATTAGCCAACGACCAGGTACTACGCGAGCGCCCCTGGGCTTTGGACGTGCGCTACGGTCTACATCCCAGGCAGACCCTGGATGTGTGCTTTGCCAAAGGCAGCGCCAAAGCCAACCTGGTGTATCTGCATGCCGGCTACTGGCAGTCGCGGGACAAGGTGCAGTTTCGCTTTATCGCCTCGGCGCTGAGTGCACGCGGCTATAACGTCGCCCTACTGAACTACCCACTGTGCCCTGATGTAGCTGTCGAGCAAATAGTCGCCAGCGTTAGCCACGGTTTACTGTTCAGCCTCACGACACTTGCGGCCAGTGACCAGCGGTTGCCGCTGATAGTTGCCGGGCATTCGGCGGGGGGACACCTTGCGGTCGAGTTGGCCATGGCGCAAACCGCGCTCGCGCCGCAGCAGCGCCCTATCGCAGCGATAGTCCCGATCAGCGGGATCTACGATTTAGCGCCGCTGCTGGAAACCAGCCTGAATGACAAACTACGCCTGGACATGCGCCAGGCGCAGGCTTGCTCGCCACTGGCCCGCGTGAGCGGTGATCTGGTGCCGGCAGCTTTTGTCGTCGGGGGTGAGGAAACGCCAGCGTTTCTTGAGCAGAACCGCAACATGATGGAGGCATGGACGCTGACAGGTAGCCCGGCGATCTGCCTGGAGGTCGCAGGC
Proteins encoded:
- a CDS encoding alpha/beta hydrolase; translated protein: MPNNTAEYQYVTGQYRPSFTALFEQYQLANDQVLRERPWALDVRYGLHPRQTLDVCFAKGSAKANLVYLHAGYWQSRDKVQFRFIASALSARGYNVALLNYPLCPDVAVEQIVASVSHGLLFSLTTLAASDQRLPLIVAGHSAGGHLAVELAMAQTALAPQQRPIAAIVPISGIYDLAPLLETSLNDKLRLDMRQAQACSPLARVSGDLVPAAFVVGGEETPAFLEQNRNMMEAWTLTGSPAICLEVAGRDHFTVLQEFAGPGGMLLGLIDNLYQAVCPTTETA
- a CDS encoding AraC family transcriptional regulator, which encodes MRYPHNKNNASRQQFSTVLNTPAQAVQWMLNINGPHDLDVPKPSELDFRHHGTIIGNAAIGEIEYSTLVSVKIQDLQESYSINLPVFGEQSIEHQGKAFVSNPSVGVVLSPNQPMRMTIGEKCRKKMVKLSRSALEAKLAKLLGRQIAQPIIFEPMVYVEGAMQEWWKLAESVQAMLQAENSLCDLPEVWSNFEGSLVTSLLFSQRHNYFDELHARQTGRPQYLAQLEALFNASLEAPLTLEDLEHAAGVSRERLYRDFHTHYGMTPMAYYRQLRFEQVRVRLTQARASEKVSSIAMDYGFQQFGRFSKEYKERFGELPSHTLKAHRTR
- the antC gene encoding anthranilate 1,2-dioxygenase electron transfer component AntC is translated as MTYKVAFNFADGKTLFCTVQGNEVLLDAALRAGIKIPLDCREGVCATCQGRCESGQYTQDYVDDEALSAKDLAQGKVLTCQTRVQSDAAFYFDFDSTLCHGAGTHEQRGTVSAVVQVSPTTAILHVDASAAAQRLDYLPGQYARIQVPGTDHKRSYSFANQPNSANQLQFLIRLLPDGVMSNYVRERCQVGDELLFEAPLGAFYLRHITRPLVMVAGGTGLSAFLGMLDEIAERGGCGQPVHLYYGVRQAADLCELERIAGYAKRIAGFSFTPVISDADPLWHGKCGYVTQHFDLPSLHATPFDMYLCGPPPMVESVKNWLNEQGLENSHLYYEKFAQSNT
- the antB gene encoding anthranilate 1,2-dioxygenase small subunit; translated protein: MNGELQYRVEQFFYRNAEACDAQDWDAYLAMFSEDSEFHLPQWDSEHVYTLDPKKGMSLIYYTNRGGLEDRVFRIRTGKAASTIPMPRTLHLISNVRIAPLEGGELEVKVNWHTLYYRLQNAEQFFGRATYRLRPHGDSWKIARKHVVLLNDTINSVLDFYHL
- the antA gene encoding anthranilate 1,2-dioxygenase large subunit, with the translated sequence MSTKSIAQWQDFIKGCLDFRPVEGVYRIARDMFTEPALFDLEMELIFEKNWIYACHESEIAEKHDFVTLRAGRQPLIITRDGDGQLNALINACQHRGTTLTRVGKGNQSTFTCPFHAWCYKSDGRLVKVKAPGEYPENFDKATRGLKKARIESYKGFVFVSLDIHGKDSLEDFLGDARVFFDMMVAQSSTGELEVLPGKSSYTYDGNWKLQNENGLDGYHVSTVHYNYVATVQHRQQVNAEKGLTASGTLDYSKLGAGDKETDDGWFAFHNGHSVLFSDMPNPAVRPGYAAIMPRLVEEHGQDKAEWMMHRLRNLNIYPSMFFLDQISSQLRIIRPLAWNKTEIHSFCLGVKGESDADRENRIRQFEDFFNVSGLGTPDDLVEFREAQRGFQARLERWSDISRGSDKWVEGPTRNSETIGIAPALTGTEFTHEGLYVNQHGNWQRFLLEGLARKAEEQQSLKLKEV